A single region of the Candidatus Moraniibacteriota bacterium genome encodes:
- a CDS encoding GIY-YIG nuclease family protein — translation MFYVYLLKSRKDRRFYVGYSADLKLRIKEHNEGEVEATRHRRPLDLVYYESYKVKKAAQERERKLKHFGAAYYELLKRI, via the coding sequence ATGTTTTATGTGTATTTGCTAAAAAGCAGAAAAGACAGAAGATTTTATGTCGGCTACTCTGCTGATTTGAAGCTTAGAATAAAAGAACATAATGAGGGAGAAGTTGAAGCAACTAGGCACCGGAGACCTCTGGATTTAGTTTATTACGAATCTTACAAAGTGAAAAAAGCGGCGCAAGAAAGAGAAAGAAAATTAAAACATTTCGGAGCTGCTTA